A section of the Triticum dicoccoides isolate Atlit2015 ecotype Zavitan chromosome 7A, WEW_v2.0, whole genome shotgun sequence genome encodes:
- the LOC119327740 gene encoding uncharacterized protein LOC119327740, whose amino-acid sequence MATKNASWKTKEQILTTPPPSCINRSNSILHAVSQQDWTPTTSTRQPWEVACLSIVPCLGKGMAVYHQAYSRAQQRKHVHERQRLPSPQHQHVQIPGFILFGSTTDGAHLKIDLPQCKFGRDPWVAGSVPVPPNPTVLKAIKDWMSATSMLNLERKWIVHPKPRLVTLEGVEIQRQLASNDAMTHEMATAIFRRLGQVDLFFSKDSTGQIWRKFVEPDFATTVLSNANPMTVQSIRASFQEGTTSCNPASCRMWYIPTILPDGWTVYAFDMLRKRIIVLDPAVGPFGYSNRRVSMHEFVSNKLHAALFTCLQNFFSSWHCESSH is encoded by the exons atggcaacaaAAAATGCATCTTGGAAAACGAAGGAACAAATACTTAcgaccccccccccctcatgtATCAACAGATCAAACTCAATTCTGCACGCCGTTAGCCAGCAAGATTGGACCCCGACTACCAGCACCAGGCAACCCTGGGAG GTTGCCTGTCTGTCAATAGTTCCGTGTCTAGGAAAAGGGATGGCAGTTTATCATCAAGCATACAGTCGGGCACAGCAAAGAAAACATGTTCACGAGAGACAGAGACTGCCCTCGCCGCAACACCAACATGTGCAAATACCCGGATTCATATTGTTTGGATCAACCACCGATGGAGCACATTTgaagatcgatctccctcaatgcaAATTTGGAAGAGATCCTTGGGTCGCCGGATCAGTCCCAGTGCCACCAAACCCAACTGTACTCAAGGCCATAAAAGACTGGATGAGTGCAACCTCGATGTTAAACCTTGAGAG GAAATGGATCGTGCATCCTAAGCCAAGACTCGTAACATTAGAGGGTGTTGAAATCCAGCGTCAGCTTGCATCTAACGATGCAATGACCCATGAGATGGCTACAGCTATTTTTCGTAGGCTTGGGCAAGTTGATTTGTTTTTCTCAAAGGACAGTACTGGACAGATATGGAGGAAATTCGTCGAGCCCGACTTTGCT ACAACTGTTTTATCGAACGCCAACCCAATGACCGTACAATCAATCAGGGCCAGCTTCCAAGAAGGAACAACATCCTGCAACCCAGCTTCGTGCCGAATG TGGTACATCCCGACAATACTGCCTGATGGTTGGACTGTCTATGCTTTTGATATGTTGCGCAAAAGAATAATTGTATTAGACCCAGCAGTTGGCCCGTTTGGCTATAGCAACCGCCGAGTCAGCATGCATGAATTTGTTAGCAACAAACTCCATGCCGCGTTGTTCACATGCCTCCAAAATTTCTTCAGCTCTTGGCATTGTGAATCAAGCCACTAG
- the LOC119327741 gene encoding uncharacterized protein LOC119327741 — MWISWSDDNPGRRYKTCAKSRTGGCEMYVWHDDRIEDPFHKQLLIDLRDRVRHLERINSELRDAASVVAQHRSTQLELPPAPIDNLAMNQGPGYVKGFALFMLLAAFCCKCFFG; from the exons ATGTGGATCTCCTGGAGCGATGATAACCCTGGAAGAAGATACAAGACATGCGCCAAGTCGCGG ACTGGAGGCTGTGAAATGTACGTGTGGCATGACGATCGTATTGAGGATCCGTTCCACAAACAACTCCTCATTGATCTCCGCGACAGGGTGCGTCACTTAGAGAGGATCAACTCAGAGTTACGAGATGCGGCAAGTGTGGTGGCACAACACCGCTCTACCCAGCTAGAACTACCTCCTGCTCCTATAGACAATTTAGCTATGAATCAAGGACCTGGCTATGTCAAGGGGTTTGCACTGTTCATGCTGCTGGCAGCATTCTGTTGCAAGTGCTTCTTCGGTTAG